From the genome of Miscanthus floridulus cultivar M001 chromosome 10, ASM1932011v1, whole genome shotgun sequence, one region includes:
- the LOC136487848 gene encoding cytochrome P450 716B1-like, whose product MEADSMTMAIVAAFLVSLPVLYRLLFASAGNKTSRKALPPGSFGLPVVGHTLSLLRALRANTAEDWLRRRAAAYGPVSRLSLFRYRTAFLVGPSANRFVFTSPALTTMNSEAFSRMVGRRTVRDVVGDEHARVRAMMVQFLRLDAVKRHVAGMDAEVRRHLDSHWRGRDSVAVMPSMKTLTFDVMSTVLFGLGMSRDDADVRRELSAEFQQLVQGIWAVPLNLPFTRFSRCLAASRRGRRAVAGVIEERRAKLERGESSPADDIITHMLSKGLPDEEITDNVMFLMVAAHDTTAALITFLLRHLDANKDAYAKVLQEQEEIARRKAAGEALSWDDLRRMRYTWAAAMETLRMVPPAFSMLRKALQDVEYGGYVIPKGWQVMYATNMTHWSPAIFPDPGRFDPARFEDPSAIPAYGFVPFGGGARICPGNEFAKVETLVAVHHIVTRFRWKLAAGCDGSFSRSPMPYPSQGLLIDIEPIDHGNTSR is encoded by the coding sequence ATGGAGGCTGATTCGATGACGATGGCCATCGTTGCCGCGTTTCTTGTATCGCTCCCGGTGCTGTATCGTCTCCTCTTCGCCAGCGCCGGCAACAAGACGAGCAGAAAGGCCCTCCCTCCCGGCTCCTTTGGCCTACCCGTCGTCGGGCATACGCTTAGCCTGCTTCGCGCCCTTCGCGCCAACACCGCCGAGGACTGgctccgccgccgcgccgcggcTTACGGCCCGGTGTCACGGCTGTCGCTCTTCCGGTACCGGACGGCCTTCCTCGTCGGCCCCTCCGCCAACAGGTTCGTCTTCACCAGCCCCGCGCTGACCACTATGAACAGCGAGGCCTTCAGCCGCATGGTCGGCCGGCGGACGGTCCGCGACGTGGTGGGCGACGAGCACGCCCGCGTCAGGGCCATGATGGTGCAGTTCCTCAGGCTGGACGCCGTCAAGAGGCACGTCGCCGGCATGGACGCCGAGGTCCGGCGCCACCTCGATTCGCACTGGCGCGGCCGGGACAGCGTGGCGGTGATGCCGTCGATGAAGACGCTCACCTTCGACGTCATGAGCACCGTCCTTTTCGGGCTGGGGATGTCGAGGGACGACGCCGACGTCCGGCGGGAGCTGTCGGCGGAGTTCCAGCAGCTGGTGCAGGGCATCTGGGCGGTCCCGCTCAACCTGCCCTTCACCAGGTTCAGCCGGTGCCTGGCCGCGAGCCGTCGCGGGCGCCGCGCCGTCGCGGGGGTCATCGAAGAGAGGAGGGCCAAGCTGGAGCGGGGTGAGAGCTCGCCGGCCGACGACATAATCACCCACATGCTCTCCAAGGGCCTCCCCGACGAGGAGATCACGGACAACGTCATGTTCCTCATGGTCGCGGCGCACGACACGACGGCAGCCCTCATCACCTTCCTCCTCCGGCATCTCGACGCCAACAAAGACGCCTACGCCAAAGTTCTCCAAGAGCAAGAGGAGATCGCGCGGCGCAAGGCGGCAGGGGAGGCTCTGTCGTGGGACGACCTCCGCAGGATGAGGTACACCTGGGCGGCGGCGATGGAGACGCTGCGGATGGTTCCGCCGGCGTTCAGCATGCTGAGGAAGGCGCTCCAGGACGTCGAGTACGGCGGCTACGTCATCCCCAAGGGGTGGCAGGTGATGTACGCTACCAACATGACGCACTGGAGCCCGGCCATCTTCCCGGACCCCGGCCGGTTTGACCCGGCGCGGTTCGAGGACCCGTCGGCCATACCGGCCTACGGCTTCGTGCCGTTCGGCGGCGGCGCCCGCATCTGCCCCGGGAACGAGTTCGCCAAGGTGGAGACGCTGGTGGCCGTGCACCACATCGTGACGCGCTTCAGGTGGAAGCTCGCCGCCGGCTGCGACGGCAGCTTCTCCAGGTCGCCCATGCCGTACCCGTCTCAGGGCCTCCTCATCGACATCGAGCCTATCGATCATGGAAACACCTCCCGGTGA